The following is a genomic window from Onychomys torridus chromosome 13, mOncTor1.1, whole genome shotgun sequence.
CCAGCATTAAGGCAAGAGGGGTCAACTGCATGGCTTAAGGCCCTAAGACCAGTACAGAGGAGCTAGGACCCAAACCCAGGGCTGATGGAGTTCACTCACGGTTGTTGAACACAACTCTCTTTTTCTAATATTATTTATCAAAAAAATCAGTGCATCAGCCAGTAGCCCAATCACCGTGTTTCATCCTTCCACTTCTTTTGCATAGCTGGTACCAGTGAGGGTAAAGGTCATTCTTCCTCCTGCCAGAACTGGCTAATTCTTGccccatgcacacagacacaatgTTATACAAGAGAAAAGCCAGCAATGGGTGGCATTTACTGTTTCCTAGACACTTAGAGTAGTGCCTTTAGATAAAGAATGCTCAGTTGCATTACAAATTTATTTGTTATCATTTTGAGCTTCGTTGATGGGAGACAAAGGTGCTTTTTAGCTCAGGTACCTGCTGTTCTCCCCAAATGTCAAGGACTGACATTTGATGCCAGTATCCCCAGTCAGCTTATAGATGTCACACTTCTATACATCCCCATTTCCAGGCCCAACCACCCTATGCACACTGAGGAGAACTTTCATGCTAGTGAGATGAGACCTGCACTGTACAGGGAGACCTGTGTGTCCAGATGTTCTCTATTCCTCGTAGAGCCAATGCTGGCTGCTGGGTGGCCGTCGAGTCCCTGGAAGAGGTGCTCTGTGTCTTGATTTCTCCCACCTCTATCAGTTTCCTGGCAGGCACCCTGTGTTCCACAGTAAGAGTCTTGGGGTGCCCTTGAGGGCTTCCTGATGTTGATAATGGTGGCACATAGTGGGTGCACTTTCTCTCCCGCAGCCAGACACATCTTGCAGGGAGGTGAGGTCTGCTACCCCTCAGATGAAGTACTCCTTCTTGCTGTTGTCCCCGGCGTCCTGGAGGGCAGGGTCACATTGCAGGGCTGCATCGGCACTCTCGGCGAACTCCGTACCTTTGGCCTCATTGGTGTGGTAGGTGCCCTTGTGTCTGTACATGTAGCGGagcatgaggaagaggaggcagaccAGGACCAAGGCCACTGCAGTGATCACAGCTgcaagagggagagaggatgcAGGTCAGGTTGGGGCAGTGATGCAGTATGACTTCTTCCTCTGGCCATAACGTCGTGCCATCTTGGAGTAGAGTGCACCTTGACAAGGCCAGGTAGCCATGGCCAATCAGCGAAATAATACAGTGGTATCTGGGTCTATGGAACTACTAACCTTCCCCAGTTGATAGGGGATCACCTGGGTAAAAAGAATCTCTATTTGCTATCTTATGTCTATGCACGATTGAGCATGAATgttattaaaatcagatgcatcatAGGAAAGGCCATGCATAGTATACAAAAGCTCACACAACCAGAGTCCATCAGTCAACATGAAAATTCACCCAATGACTGCCCAAATGttagctgaacaaggatgactcCAAATGAACTTGCCAAACtggacttaaaaaaaatcctgtgagGTCttaactctacacaaagaactacaggcaaccaatgAAAGCTGGTAATGGGACAGGTGACCTTCTCCAAGGAAAAGTAATTGCTTGGCTGGTGGCCAACagtcagccctggaaacatacatacagggaGCACTGTATGAACTAAACAGGTTATATCTGggaatatgtatatgtacaaatacatatatgcaggcaatagAAATGAGTAAAAATAGAGACCACAAATTTAGAGGGGGGAGGGATATATGGGGGGatttgaagggagaaagggagagagaaatattgtaattaagttataatctcaaaacaattCACCCACACATTCCTAGCATCCAATTCCCCTTCCTCCTATACCCACAAAAGGAAAACTCAGGTGGCAGCTGGGCACCCTAGTGCAAATCTTGCTCAGGACCCACTGTTCTCTCATGGCGTTCACACTCTGTAATTTTTACTTTGCCTTGGAATAAAAACCCTTGTGGGTGCTTATCAATTCTTCCAATACCCTGTCTCTACGGAGACCACCAGCAACACAAGTTCTTATATTGGCTTGAAGTTGAAGGGCCCTATAGAATTCACTTTTTCAGGCAATTCCATTTCCATATAGGGATTTCTGCACCCAGACTAAAAGTCCCAGAAAACTAGGAAGAACTGGCTACCCACCATAGAATCCACAGCAGGAAGAGACAAAGGCGACTGGGTATGGTATGATATGGGTGGGGGAGGTGCTCTTTGGAGAACTGTCCCTATCCATCCTGAACCATTCATTGTCAGGAGGTGAGGATGTCCAGGTCTCTAGAAGAGGTAGACTTGGCCAGTCAGTGGATGACATGCCCCGGTCAATGCCAAGGATGTGTTAGGTCCCAGGAATCACAGAAGTAgagcagaagtggggaaggagaggtcAGATCACTTAGGGTCTGGAAAAGGGAAATTCAGAAGGGTCAAGGGCAGTAATCCCTAGGTGTTTCAGATTTGCTCACTAGGTCTGAAGCGGTAGAGTCAAACTATCTTCACTTAGAATGCAGGGTTATTGGAGTAATAATGTTGGGGAATAATATAGCTTCCATGTCTCATCTGTATGGAACCATTTCCTAAGCTCCTTACGACTGTCGCAGGAACACTGTGCCTGTTAATACTTCCTGAGAAATGGAAAGGCTCAGGGCCCAAATGACAAGAGAATGATCAGCTAGATGAAATTGTCAGGCGTCTCGGATGGCTTCCTgtggcttctttatttttaactgaagatGATCTCTGAGCTAGGCGCCAGCTAGTGAGTAGAGTGCGTCACGAAAAAGGGAGCAGGGCAGGACACCTCCCAAGCTTGGTTGCTCTtgagccacctgcccagggtCCAACCTTTAGGATGGAAGTGTGAGTCACGGCAGCGTGAGATGAGGGAGACGTGAAGTCCTCGAAGTCTAGGTTAGTGTATCTACTTGTACCGCAAGCCTGCTTCACAGAGTTAGGACACACCTGTT
Proteins encoded in this region:
- the Gypc gene encoding glycophorin-C, with product MSSPDSTPPPPHHEPDPGMSYSVMEIAIIAAVITAVALVLVCLLFLMLRYMYRHKGTYHTNEAKGTEFAESADAALQCDPALQDAGDNSKKEYFI